In Caretta caretta isolate rCarCar2 chromosome 20, rCarCar1.hap1, whole genome shotgun sequence, a single window of DNA contains:
- the LOC125628962 gene encoding resistin, translating to MKAAVSLLLALLVPACHTEAQCIIDNVVDLKVQAAITSIVSATLAKAKLLCQDVSARGALVSCPAGYKPTGCACGMGCGSWDIRTDSTCHCQCAGIDWTAARCCKIGL from the exons ATGAAGGCTGCCGTGTCCCTGCTGCTCGCCCTCCTGGTGCCCGCGTGCCACACAGAGGCTCAGTGCATCATTGACAATGTGGTTGATCTGAAGGTGCAGGCAGCGATTACTTCCATAG TGTCCGCCACCCTGGCCAAAGCCAAGCTTCTCTGCCAGGACGTCTCGGCGCGTGGGGCACTTGTCTCCTGCCCAGCAG GGTACAAGCCCACAGGCTGCGCCTGCGGAATGGGCTGCGGCTCCTGGGACATCCGCACCGACTCCACCTGCCACTGCCAGTGCGCCGGCATCGACTGGACGGCCGCACGCTGCTGCAAGATAGGGCTGTAG